The Planctomycetia bacterium genome has a window encoding:
- a CDS encoding PQQ-binding-like beta-propeller repeat protein has translation MRRSFVLVAVVCFGIAGAGFVSLVAQAKAPAGVQLPDNEWPQWRGPRRDAVSTDTGLLQEWPETGPKLAWKATGLGGGFSSLAITGGKIYTMGDILPPPPADAPPVDPKEKKKGGAPTGKQYVVALDGTDGHELWRTQIGLSFEQTGYLGPRCTPTVDGDRVYALGTDGDLLCLDAATGKIIFSKNLKTDFGGKMMSGWAYSESPTIDGDKLVVTPGGTDAGIVALDKKTGKEIWRSKLTIAGENGKDGAAYASIVVSTGAGVKQYVTIVGRGCVGIDAETGKQLWSYNRIANPTANIPTPIVRDDYVFCTTGYGGGGAALLKLVKDGDGLKAEEVWYTPAKEFQNHHGGVVLVGDYLYCGNGHNKGFPICVEFLTGKTVWDGGRGPGSGSAAVVAADGQLYFRYQDAVVALIELSPAGYKLNGTFKIPDSESPSWQHPVVLGGKLYLREQDNLFVYDVKK, from the coding sequence ATGCGTCGTTCTTTCGTTCTGGTCGCGGTCGTTTGTTTCGGAATCGCCGGAGCCGGCTTCGTTTCGCTGGTTGCGCAAGCCAAGGCGCCGGCCGGCGTGCAACTGCCGGACAATGAATGGCCGCAATGGCGCGGGCCGCGCCGCGATGCTGTTTCGACCGACACCGGGCTCTTGCAAGAGTGGCCCGAGACGGGGCCGAAGCTGGCTTGGAAGGCGACCGGCCTGGGGGGTGGTTTCTCCAGCCTCGCAATCACCGGGGGCAAAATCTACACGATGGGCGACATCCTTCCACCGCCGCCGGCCGATGCTCCGCCGGTCGATCCTAAAGAGAAGAAAAAAGGAGGCGCGCCGACCGGTAAGCAATACGTCGTCGCCCTCGACGGCACCGACGGTCATGAACTCTGGCGCACGCAGATCGGCCTGTCGTTCGAGCAGACCGGCTACCTCGGGCCACGCTGCACACCGACCGTCGACGGCGATCGGGTCTACGCGCTCGGCACCGACGGCGACCTGCTTTGCCTCGACGCCGCGACCGGCAAGATCATCTTCTCGAAGAACCTCAAAACCGACTTCGGCGGCAAGATGATGTCGGGCTGGGCCTATAGCGAATCGCCGACGATCGACGGCGACAAGCTCGTCGTCACGCCGGGCGGCACCGACGCCGGGATCGTGGCGCTCGACAAGAAGACGGGCAAGGAAATCTGGCGCTCGAAGCTCACGATCGCAGGAGAAAACGGCAAGGACGGCGCGGCCTATGCGTCGATCGTCGTTTCGACCGGAGCCGGCGTGAAGCAATACGTCACGATCGTCGGCCGAGGCTGCGTCGGCATCGACGCCGAAACCGGCAAGCAACTTTGGAGCTACAACCGGATCGCCAACCCGACGGCGAACATTCCGACGCCGATCGTGCGCGACGACTATGTGTTCTGCACGACCGGCTACGGCGGCGGCGGGGCGGCGCTCTTGAAGCTCGTGAAAGACGGCGACGGTCTCAAAGCCGAAGAAGTTTGGTATACGCCGGCCAAGGAATTCCAAAACCATCACGGCGGCGTCGTGCTCGTCGGCGACTATCTCTACTGCGGCAACGGCCACAACAAGGGCTTTCCGATCTGCGTCGAGTTCCTCACCGGCAAGACGGTCTGGGACGGCGGGCGTGGGCCGGGCTCCGGTTCGGCGGCGGTCGTGGCGGCCGATGGTCAACTTTATTTCCGCTACCAAGATGCCGTGGTCGCGCTGATCGAACTCTCGCCGGCCGGCTACAAGCTCAACGGCACGTTCAAGATCCCCGACTCCGAAAGCCCGAGCTGGCAACATCCGGTCGTTCTCGGCGGGAAGCTGTATCTGCGCGAGCAAGATAATTTGTTTGTTTACGATGTGAAGAAGTAG
- a CDS encoding SDR family oxidoreductase translates to MDLKLKGKVAIVTGGASGIGRAIAAGFAAEGARVALWDMARNVAEQAAQLAAQFATNVIGCTVDVTKPDTITTALAATEAALGPVEHVVHAAAIGSGKFGFPFTNLAASDWPRVLEVNIMGMTHVAHALAPRMVERRSGTFLFIASVAGQIGSPTDPPYSASKAANINFAQCMAKDLAKYGVRVNTICPGMVQTPLNRGVWQAWHDAQPADLRRSYEEWGGDKVKNIVPLGRWQSPEDIADMAVFLSSDRSKEVTGQTINVDGGFVMHW, encoded by the coding sequence ATGGATCTCAAACTTAAAGGTAAAGTCGCCATCGTTACCGGCGGCGCTAGCGGCATCGGGCGGGCCATCGCTGCCGGGTTCGCGGCCGAAGGGGCGCGCGTCGCCTTGTGGGACATGGCCCGTAACGTCGCGGAGCAGGCCGCGCAACTCGCTGCGCAATTCGCGACGAACGTGATCGGCTGCACGGTCGACGTCACTAAGCCCGACACGATCACGACGGCGCTCGCAGCGACGGAAGCCGCGCTCGGCCCGGTGGAGCATGTCGTGCATGCCGCGGCGATCGGCTCCGGCAAGTTCGGCTTTCCGTTCACGAACCTCGCGGCTTCGGACTGGCCGCGCGTGCTCGAAGTGAACATCATGGGGATGACGCATGTGGCCCATGCCCTTGCGCCGCGCATGGTCGAGCGCCGCTCGGGCACGTTCCTGTTCATCGCTTCGGTTGCCGGCCAAATCGGTTCGCCGACCGATCCGCCTTACAGTGCGTCGAAGGCGGCAAACATCAACTTCGCGCAGTGCATGGCGAAGGATCTCGCGAAGTACGGCGTGCGCGTGAACACGATTTGTCCCGGCATGGTGCAGACGCCGCTCAACCGCGGCGTGTGGCAAGCGTGGCACGATGCGCAGCCGGCCGACCTGCGACGAAGCTACGAAGAATGGGGCGGCGACAAAGTGAAGAACATCGTGCCGCTCGGCCGGTGGCAAAGTCCGGAAGACATCGCCGATATGGCGGTGTTTTTGTCGAGTGATCGGTCGAAGGAAGTCACGGGCCAGACGATCAACGTCGACGGCGGCTTCGTGATGCACTGGTAG
- a CDS encoding radical SAM protein, protein MYLRMARRALLETDKRLVWKLVWNMGVKGARAIWMHKRRLKRGEFFPPFLYLSIINSCNLRCQGCWVDVAAKQHTIDIPALDRVIAESKEMGNSFFGILGGEPFMHPEILELFERHPDCYFQVFTNGQLITDEVAKRLRKAGNVTPLVSIEGTEIISDVRRGRPEVYSRTLEGLQACLRNKLLTGVCTSLCATNIDDLLTERWVDKLIEMGALYMWYHTYRAVGPEPHPELCLTPEQQRRVREFVVNTRATKPIAVVDAYYDGAGKALCPAATGFTHHVGPWGDIEPCPIIQFAKESIHDARPLKESIGGSEFLRDFRKLAASATRGCIVLERPDLLQELVVKHGARDTTARGTALAELDAMECRPSQYMPGQEVPERSWAYRLVKWFAFNDFGAYDGGLTYTVPAQAEIERRNRKRTSGDATVGSSGFVAIDDVTTIKN, encoded by the coding sequence ATGTACCTCCGCATGGCCCGCCGCGCGCTCCTTGAAACCGACAAACGGTTAGTGTGGAAACTCGTTTGGAATATGGGGGTCAAAGGGGCTCGAGCGATTTGGATGCACAAGCGCCGGCTCAAGCGAGGGGAGTTCTTTCCGCCGTTCCTGTATCTTTCGATCATCAACAGCTGCAATCTTCGCTGCCAAGGTTGCTGGGTCGACGTCGCTGCCAAGCAGCACACGATCGACATTCCGGCGCTCGACCGCGTGATCGCCGAGTCGAAGGAGATGGGCAACAGCTTCTTCGGCATTCTCGGCGGCGAGCCGTTTATGCATCCGGAGATCTTGGAACTGTTCGAGCGACATCCCGACTGCTATTTCCAAGTCTTCACCAACGGCCAACTCATCACCGATGAAGTCGCCAAGCGGTTGCGCAAGGCCGGCAACGTCACTCCGCTCGTGAGCATCGAGGGAACGGAGATCATCAGCGACGTGCGCCGCGGCCGGCCGGAAGTTTATAGCCGCACGCTCGAAGGGTTGCAGGCTTGCTTGCGGAACAAGCTCCTTACAGGTGTCTGCACGAGTCTCTGCGCGACGAACATCGACGACCTGCTCACCGAGCGCTGGGTCGACAAGCTCATCGAGATGGGTGCCCTGTATATGTGGTACCACACCTATCGCGCGGTCGGACCCGAGCCGCATCCGGAGCTTTGCCTGACGCCGGAGCAACAGCGCCGCGTGCGCGAGTTCGTCGTCAACACGCGCGCGACGAAGCCGATCGCCGTGGTCGACGCCTATTACGACGGTGCGGGAAAGGCTCTCTGCCCGGCAGCCACCGGGTTCACGCACCACGTCGGCCCGTGGGGCGACATCGAGCCGTGTCCGATCATTCAGTTTGCCAAAGAATCGATCCACGACGCGCGGCCGCTGAAGGAATCGATCGGCGGTTCGGAGTTTTTACGCGACTTTCGCAAGCTCGCCGCCTCGGCCACGCGCGGCTGCATCGTGCTAGAACGACCGGACTTGCTGCAAGAACTCGTCGTGAAACACGGGGCCCGCGACACGACGGCCCGAGGGACCGCGCTCGCGGAACTCGACGCGATGGAGTGTCGCCCGTCGCAATATATGCCGGGCCAAGAAGTGCCGGAGCGAAGCTGGGCGTATCGCTTGGTGAAGTGGTTCGCGTTCAACGACTTCGGAGCTTACGACGGCGGGCTGACGTATACCGTGCCGGCGCAAGCCGAGATCGAACGGCGAAACCGCAAGCGAACCAGCGGCGACGCGACGGTGGGTTCGAGCGGCTTCGTCGCAATCGATGACGTGACGACGATCAAGAATTAA
- a CDS encoding histidine phosphatase family protein, whose product MTAIPKLYLVRHGETEWSLSGRHTGLTDKPLIDCGRENARRLPARLAEVEFTTVLCSPLARARQTCELTGFGARAVIDADLVEWDYGDYEGRTTADIRSDRPDWRLFVDGCPGGESPTAITQRVERVLGRVRPLDGNTLLFSSGDCLRALAVRWLGLDVVAGQHLLLGTASVSILTYRYERRDEAIELWNDRRHVEESKK is encoded by the coding sequence ATGACCGCGATCCCCAAGCTCTATCTCGTTCGGCATGGCGAAACCGAGTGGTCGCTCTCGGGCCGGCATACGGGCCTGACCGATAAACCGCTGATCGATTGCGGACGTGAGAACGCACGGCGGCTTCCCGCGCGGCTGGCCGAGGTCGAGTTTACGACCGTCCTCTGTAGCCCGCTCGCGCGAGCTAGGCAAACTTGCGAGTTGACTGGGTTCGGCGCGCGTGCGGTTATCGATGCCGATCTCGTCGAATGGGACTACGGCGACTACGAAGGACGCACAACCGCCGACATCCGCAGCGATCGGCCCGATTGGCGGCTCTTCGTCGATGGATGCCCGGGGGGTGAATCACCTACCGCGATCACGCAACGGGTCGAGCGCGTGCTCGGGCGAGTCCGTCCGCTCGACGGCAACACCCTGCTCTTTTCCAGCGGCGACTGCCTGCGGGCACTCGCCGTCCGCTGGCTCGGGCTCGACGTCGTCGCCGGCCAACACTTATTGCTCGGCACCGCTTCGGTAAGCATACTCACCTACCGCTACGAACGCCGCGACGAAGCAATCGAACTCTGGAACGATCGAAGACATGTGGAGGAAAGTAAGAAGTAA